The sequence GCGGCGCCACCTGGGATGTCGAGCTGGAAGAACAGGTCGGCGAGGTGATCGGCCGGGAAATCCGCGCCCTCGGCGCCAACTTCTTCGGCGGCGTCTGCATCAACCTGCCGCGCCATCCGGCCTGGGGCCGGGTGCAGGAGACCTACTCCGACCAGCCGGTGATCCTCGGCGAGATGGGCGCGGCGCTGACGCGCGGCATCCAGCACCACGCCATGGCCTGCGCCAAGCACTTCGCGCTCAACAGCATGGAGAACGCCCGCTTCTCGGTCGACGTCACCATCGGCGAGGCCGACCTGCACGAGACCTTCCTGCCGCACTTCAAGCGCGTCATCGATGAAGGCGCCTTCGCGGTGATGAGCTCCTACAACTCGGTCAACGGCACCTGGGCCGGCCAGAATGCCGACCTCCTGACCAGGACGCTGCGCGACACCTGGCACTTCGAAGGCTTCGTCATCACCGACTTCATCTGGGGCATGCGCGACGGCGGCAAGGCGCTGGTCGCCGGCCTCGACGTCGAGGCGCCGATGCGCCAGCAGCGCGGCGAACGCCTGCCGGGCGACCTCGACAGCGGCAAGTGCTCCTGGGCCGACGTCGAACGCGCCGGCCTGCGCATCCTGAAGACGCAGCTGCGCTATTACGCTGAGCGCGACGCCGCCGAGCCCACGCCGTCGGTGGTCGCCTCCGCCGATCACGTCGCCCTCGCCCGCGAGGCGGCCGGCCGCGCCATGGTGCTGTTGCGCAACGAAAAGGTCGGCGCCGCCCCGGTGCTGCCGCTCGATCCGAAAACGCTCGCCTCGCTCGCCGTCGTCGGCCGGCTCTGCGACACCGCCAACACCGGCGACCTCGGTTCGTCGTCGGTGCGCGCGCCCCATGTCGTCACCCCGCTCGCCGGCCTTGCCAAGGCGCTCGACGGCACCTCCGTCGCGCTCCACTCCGACGCCAGCGGCGATCCGGCCAAGGCCGCCGCGCTGGCCGCCAAGGCCGAGGCGGCCGTGGTCGTCGTCGGCTACACCTCGGCCGACGAGGGCGAGTTCGTCGACGGCTCGGTGGCCAGCCGCGCCGATCTCCTGGCCCTCTACCCCAAGGCGCAGACCGAGGCGGAAGGCCGCCTGCGCGACAAGGTGCTCGCAGCCCTCGGCGGCGGCACCAGCGTGGTGGGTGGCGGCAAGGCCGGCGGCGATCGCCTGTCGCTGGAGCTGCTGCCGGAGGACGTGGCGCTGATCAAGGCCGTCGCCGCCGTCAATCCGCGCACCGTCGTGGTGATCGAGACGGCCGGCGCCGTCATCGTCCACGATTGGAAGGATCTGGTGCCGGCCATCCTCATCGGCTGGTACGCCGGCATGGAGGGCGGCCACGCGCTGGCCGACGTGCTGTTCGGCAAGCGCAACCCCAGCGGCCGCCTGCCCTACCCCATCCCGGCCGATGCGAAGGACACGCCCGTCTTCGACCGCGACGCCAAGGCGATCACCTACGACCACTGGTACAGCCACCGCCTGATGCAGAAGACCGGCGTCGAGGCCGACTACCCGCTCGGCTTCGGCCTGTCCTACTCGGCCTTCCGCCTGTCCGACATGCAGGTCGACCCGGCCGGCGGCGACGCGCTCAAGCTTCGCGTCTCGGTCGCCAATGCCGGGGCCATGGCCGGCCACCACGTGGAGCAGGTCTACGGCGCGCGCCGCGACGGCGACCGGGCCGACGAGCGCGAGCTGCTCGGCTTTGCCGTGGTGGCTCTCGCCCCCGGCGAGCGGAAGACCGTCGAGGTGACGGCCTCGCTGCTGCCGCTCGGCCGCTGGGACGCCGCCGCCCGCCGCGTCCGCGTCGCCCCGGGCCTCATCCGCGTCGAGGCCGCCGGCTTCTGGGGCGATCCCGATCGCCTGTCCGCCACCATCAACGTCACTGGCAACGTCACTGGCAACGTCACTGGCAAGATCGCCGGCAACTGACCCCCCCCATTTGCCAGGCCGCCCGCCGCCGGGGCCTCACACCCTGAGTCCCCGGCGGCGTGGTCGATCCCCTCGGAGATTTCCCATGACCTCTGTCCCCTCGTCCCAGGGCGAAACCGCTCTGCCCTGGTCGGCCGCCATCGGCGATGCCGACCAGCCGAAGGTTCCCTATCGTCTCGGCATCGCGCTCTGCGTCGGCGTGCTCTTGTGGCTCGGGCCCTATTTCGGCACCGCCACCGTGCTGCTGCCGGCGCGCGTCGCCATCATCGACCCCGGCAACAAGGCCAACATCATCGCCATGCTGTCGGTCGCGGCCATGGTGGTCGCCACCGTCGCCAACATCCTGATCGGCGCCCTCTCCGATCTCACCCGCTCGCGCCTCGGCCGCCGCACGCCCTGGCTGATCGGCGGCTCCGTCGGCTCGGCCGTGATGCTGGTGTTCATGGGCAAGGCCGACAGCGTCGGTCTGCTGCTCGTCGAGTGGTGCATCTTCCAGGTGTTCCTCAACGCCATCGTCGCGCCGCTGCTGGCGGTGATCTCCGACCGGATCGCCCCGGCCCACCGCGGCACCATCTCGTCGATCTACGCCTTCGGCTTCACCCTCGGCCTCTACGGCGGGCAGTATTTCAACGCCCGCTTCCTCGGCGACCTGATGACCGGCTTCGTCTCCATGGCGGTGCTGATCCTGCTCTCCGGGCCGATCGCGGCGCTGATCATGCGCGAGGCCTCCAGCCGGTCGATGCCGAGGCGCGTCCTCGACCGCGACATGATCCTCGACAACTTCTCCATTCCCCGCCGCAACGCCCGCGACTACTACCTCGCCCTGTTCGGCAAGCTGATGATCACCACCGCCACCTTCGCCATCCAGGGCTACCAGCTGTTCATCCTCACCGACTACCTGAAGGTGGCCGAGGGGGACGTCGGCCGGCAGATCGAGCTGATCTCCATCATCCTGATGGTCACGGCTCTGGCCATGGCGCTGGTGGCCGGCCCGATCTCCGACAGGATCGGCCGCCGCAAGGGCCCGGTGGCGCTCGCCGGGCTGATGGTCGCCGTCGGCGCGCTGGTGCCCTTCTTCTCCACCGCGCCCTGGACCATGCTGGTCTACGCGCTGATCGCCGGCATCGGCAGCGGCATCTTCAACTCGGTGGATCAGGCGCTCAACGTCGAGGTGCTGCCCAACGCCGCCACGGCGGCCAAGGACCTCGGCGTGCTCAACCTCGCCAACACCGGCGGCCAGATCCTCGGGCCGGCCATCGCCGCCATCGCCATCTCGGCCATCGGCTACCAGATGATCTTCCCCACGGTCGCCGTCGTCGCCATCATCGGCGTCATCCTGATCGCCATGATCCGCTCGGTCCGCTGAGAGAGTTCAACTTCGGAACGACACCACCCCTGCAAGGGCCGCCCCAACAAGGCGGCCCTTCGCCGTCGATGCGCCCGGAGCAAGGGTACCCGGGAATTTGCCCGGTACGCCCGCACCCCGCTATCCATTTGTTCCATCTATATAAATCGTCATCCTGGCGAAGGCCGCTTGAATTCGCGCGCGAATTCAAGGTGTACCTCAGGAAGGTTGAGCAAGCGGCCCATATGAAGCTCTCTGCAACAGGGAGCCCGATATCAACCTCACCGCCCCTTCCGGCCCGAGGTCCTGCGCCTAAAGCGCAGGATGACAATTTATATGGATGGAACAGGGGGATAAGCGGCGCGCGAAGCCTTCCTTGCGGCTTCAACACCCCGACGCGGAACACAACGCCCGCAAGTGAACACAACCGCTATCCGATTGTTCCCTCTATATAAATTGTCATCCTTGCGCAGGCGAGGACCTCAGGAAGGTTGAGCGAGCGGCCCATATCAAGCTCCCTGCAACAGGGAGCCCGATATCAACCTCACCGCCCCTTCCGGCCCGAGGTCCCGCGCCTAAAGCGCAGGATGACGATTTATATGGATGGAACAGTGGGATAAGCCGCCCGCAAGCCTTCCTTGCGGCCTCAACGCCCCGACGCGGAACACAACGCCCGCACGTGAACGCAACCGCTATCCGATTGTTCCATCTATATAAATTGTCATCCTTGCGCAGGCGAGGACCTCAGGAAGGTTGAGCGAGCGGCCCATATCAAGCTCCCTGCAACAGGGAGCCCTATATCAACCCACCGCCCCTTCCGGCCCGAGGTCCTGCGCCTGAAGCGCAGGATGACGATTTATATAGATGGAACAGTGGGATAAGCCACCCGCGAAGCCCCACTGCCTCATCAGCGCCATTACGCGGAACACAACGCCCGCAAGCGAACGCAACAGCTATCCGCTTGTTCCATCTATATAAATTGTCATCCTTGCGCAGGCGAGGACCTCAGGCAAAAAAGGGCTCCACGCCGATATAGCGCGCCCTCCCCACCCCCCTGCTCAGCTCTTCATTCCCGCGAGGTTCATCGGCAGGCGGAGGGCCATTGCCAACACCGCGAGGGCGGCGATGCTGCCGGCCAGACGGTCGTCAGGCAAGGGTGACGACGACCTTGCCCTTGGTGCGGCCGGTTTCGACATAGGCCAGGGCCTCCGCCGTTTGGGCGAAGGGGAACACCTTGTCCACCACCGGGCGGATGGCGCCGGCATCGATCAGCCTGGCGATCTCCGCCAACTGCCGGCCATCGGCGCGCATGAACAGGAAGCTGTAATCGACGCCCCGGCCTCTGGCCTTGTTCAGAATGCCTCGGCTCAGCATCCGCATCACGAAGCGCAGCAAGACGTTCAGCCCCAGGGATTTAGCGAACGCGACGTCCGGCGGGCCGGAGATGGAGATCAGCTTGCCGCCCGGTTTCAGCACGTTCAGCGACTTTGCCAGCGTCCCGGCGTCCTGGCTGTTCAGCACCAGGTCGTAGCCGGAGAGCAGTTGTTCGAAATCCTGCGTCCTGTAGTCGATCACCACATCGGCGCCGAGGCTCTTGACCAGTTCGGCATTGGCGGCGCTGGTTGTGGTCGCCACCGTGGCGCCGAGATGCTTGGCGAGCTGGATGGCGAAGGTGCCGACACCGCCGGACCCGGCCTGGATGAACACC comes from Pleomorphomonas sp. T1.2MG-36 and encodes:
- a CDS encoding beta-glucosidase family protein, which codes for MTLTRHHTEAAPAAASPEPEAFTQDTFTQAVDRVRKGANPDGEARALYARMTTDERLGLLDGDQPFWEGMLSLVEDGYNVYPYVMGAVDRLGVPGVRFADGPRGSVLGRSTCFPVSMARGATWDVELEEQVGEVIGREIRALGANFFGGVCINLPRHPAWGRVQETYSDQPVILGEMGAALTRGIQHHAMACAKHFALNSMENARFSVDVTIGEADLHETFLPHFKRVIDEGAFAVMSSYNSVNGTWAGQNADLLTRTLRDTWHFEGFVITDFIWGMRDGGKALVAGLDVEAPMRQQRGERLPGDLDSGKCSWADVERAGLRILKTQLRYYAERDAAEPTPSVVASADHVALAREAAGRAMVLLRNEKVGAAPVLPLDPKTLASLAVVGRLCDTANTGDLGSSSVRAPHVVTPLAGLAKALDGTSVALHSDASGDPAKAAALAAKAEAAVVVVGYTSADEGEFVDGSVASRADLLALYPKAQTEAEGRLRDKVLAALGGGTSVVGGGKAGGDRLSLELLPEDVALIKAVAAVNPRTVVVIETAGAVIVHDWKDLVPAILIGWYAGMEGGHALADVLFGKRNPSGRLPYPIPADAKDTPVFDRDAKAITYDHWYSHRLMQKTGVEADYPLGFGLSYSAFRLSDMQVDPAGGDALKLRVSVANAGAMAGHHVEQVYGARRDGDRADERELLGFAVVALAPGERKTVEVTASLLPLGRWDAAARRVRVAPGLIRVEAAGFWGDPDRLSATINVTGNVTGNVTGKIAGN
- a CDS encoding NADP-dependent oxidoreductase; the protein is MKAFVVDTYKKKGALRLADMPDPRMGPDDVLVRIRATAINLLDSKVRDGEFKLFLPYRPPFVLGHDLAGTVLRVGANVRRFKPGDEVYGRPRDHRVGTFAELIAVDAADLALKPERLSMEEAASIPLVGLTAWQALVEVGKVKPGQKVFIQAGSGGVGTFAIQLAKHLGATVATTTSAANAELVKSLGADVVIDYRTQDFEQLLSGYDLVLNSQDAGTLAKSLNVLKPGGKLISISGPPDVAFAKSLGLNVLLRFVMRMLSRGILNKARGRGVDYSFLFMRADGRQLAEIARLIDAGAIRPVVDKVFPFAQTAEALAYVETGRTKGKVVVTLA
- a CDS encoding MFS transporter: MTSVPSSQGETALPWSAAIGDADQPKVPYRLGIALCVGVLLWLGPYFGTATVLLPARVAIIDPGNKANIIAMLSVAAMVVATVANILIGALSDLTRSRLGRRTPWLIGGSVGSAVMLVFMGKADSVGLLLVEWCIFQVFLNAIVAPLLAVISDRIAPAHRGTISSIYAFGFTLGLYGGQYFNARFLGDLMTGFVSMAVLILLSGPIAALIMREASSRSMPRRVLDRDMILDNFSIPRRNARDYYLALFGKLMITTATFAIQGYQLFILTDYLKVAEGDVGRQIELISIILMVTALAMALVAGPISDRIGRRKGPVALAGLMVAVGALVPFFSTAPWTMLVYALIAGIGSGIFNSVDQALNVEVLPNAATAAKDLGVLNLANTGGQILGPAIAAIAISAIGYQMIFPTVAVVAIIGVILIAMIRSVR